The following is a genomic window from Rhododendron vialii isolate Sample 1 chromosome 9a, ASM3025357v1.
tttacattttttttgagtttgaaaatgtgaaataagtacttattttttaaaaagatgttctggaacgggacctaattGGGAAACTACGCGGGAAGAAACCAAATTGACACTTCTCTCTCAGATCCACGCTTTCAATAGAACCAGGTCTCTCtcttcggataaaaaaaaaaggtctctCTCTGCGCGAAAGTCATGGCTGCTTTTGGTGAAGCGTCGTAATTTTCTCCAGCCTGTCGGTGGATGAGATTATTGGTAAGAAATTATAAATTTAAGAATTTACCAATCGCAAGAGAAGAGTTCAATGAACAAGGAATTAATGCGTTAAACTTTTGGTATGTAGGAGAGCATCATTGTGTGAACAtaactactccttccgtcccaatttaaacgTCCACTACGTTTCTTTCGTGTGTCATTTTTAATGCTTATATCTATCAAtgtatattgttaaaaatattcaatattgatcttgtttgatactagatattaattatttctataagactgatgattttaaaaacataatatatattgagagatataaatcattgaaaatgacacgcaaaACCGTAATAGAtacttaaattgggacggatggagcaCGTGGTTATAatgatcaaagaaaaaaaaatcagtgttCTAAACATTGGAATTAATCGGCTAGTAGGGCCTATCCGACTAGATCCAACAAATTACTATGCgtcgattaatcgccgattattAGGCCTCGAAGGTCGAAGGTGGCCGATCGTCCGACTAACGCCTAGTGACTTTTACAACATTGAAAAATATAACTGTGGGCTAAGAGGTATTGCCGTGTGTAGTCAGTTCATCTTGGATCGATGGTCCCCGACTGTGGTTTTGTGATATTTAAGCCCCTGATAAGAATGTAAAATGATGATGTGTTTCATTagctaaaataagtatttattttttaaaattaaaggtgatgtactataaaaaaaaattatctgtctcgtaaagcgaaaaataagtatttaaaaattaataactaAGAGCTTAGCTCCAAAATCTTTAGCACCTAGTAGGagtaaaatcaactcaattgcCATTTCCAGCGTTAGTTATCTTGGCGACTTCAAATTGTTTTCACATTACATTAAAAGTAGGAGTAAAAATTAAACAACTTTACTACTTGACAGTTGCAACTTACCCCTTCTGGCCGGGTGGCACaacttttgtttttccattgaAGTGAGAAACAACTTCTAAAGCCCTGTTTGGGAGCCTAATTGTTCCGTTATAGATTACGAGTTTGATAATTTCGAGTGTTTGAAAATACTTTTATTAATCATTTCGCACTATCAGGAATGAATTTGTTAGATTTTTTAAAagattccaacctaaaatcaattgagaATACGTGGAGTAGCttctaaattttattaattaagtttgagtggcttaaatgagcgatgtggAATAAAGTCTAATGCTAAAGAAACAGAATCCAAAAAATCATTTCCGGATGAGCTTTCTAAATTTGGATTATACTTTTGCTCGCGAAACTCTATTAGTATTACAAAATCTAAAAACTAATAGGCTCCTAACCCCTTTAAAAAGCTACTGGTAGAAAAACTTCAATTGTTAATGCAATGATTTgacattaattaattattaaatttTACGCGTAAGCCAATTCGGAGCTATACACAGATTGACAGATTGTCCATCCACATTGCGCTATACTCCCTTCGTTCGTTCTTAAAAGAAAGTCCACCGCGAAAAATCAATCTTTAATTAATTAGGCGTCAAGAATTCTAAAAAATCATGCAATTTTTCCTTCACGAGCATTGTACGTTTTTTTGCAGTGAACTCCCCTCCAAGAAGTGCCTGTTTGGGCGCCTATTTTTTCACCTTTTCGATTTCTCCTTTTTtagttttgggtgtttggctgGTAGggaagaaaatgatttttccaaTTATGAAGATCCAGagcaaaagtcaaaaagaaGGCCGGAGGTCCTTTTCACTTCTGATGAGCTGAGAGAAGAAAAGACGAAATTATCCTTTGTATTTGATTTTAGAACTCTCTTAAGGTACTTATTGAAAAActttaaagccaaaaatttattatgaccatttaggataaaatgactagaaaaataaaatcttcacatcggtttaaatggattaaaaatttgagcaattaattttttaatcatattttttaatatataaagggtgtaaaaggttttttttttttttaaggagaaaGGTGTAAAAAAGTTTTGTGTGTGCTGATACaattaaaaacgaaaaaatttacaaaaattgatTAAACCATTATTTATACACAATATATcctttaataaataaacaatggcaatatggtaaaaaatctggtcataattcattttcatcacatatctctcaaacactatcaaattacaaaatgcattctgcataTATCATCTAAATACTCTACCAGATTAAAACTACATTCTaatcaaaaagccaaaaaatcaaaaagacaaaaagttgaaaatgaaaagccaaaaagtggGCTCCCAAACATCCCCGGATGGATGGAGAATTTAAGGGGTGTTTGGCACCTTACTTattgaatttttaaattttgtgtgTTTGGCGAGGGCCAACCAAAACGCATTTTCCAGAATGTTTTCTCCAAATTGTGGTTTAGAGAAGAGAAGTGAGAAAGAGGGTAGGAGGagctttttgacttctttttttaacttttattattttggttaacAAAAAGACCTATAGAATacattttgcacatattatctAAATCACTCTACCAGATTCAAAATGCATTCTGACCataattcaaaaatcaaaaaaaccaaaaaaataaaaatgaaaagccaaaaaaataggCTCCGGCCAAACACCCCTAATATGTTTGTTGAGATTATTACTCCAGGTAGCAAAAGGCCAGATGAGATGGACCCAGCTGCGTGGTCTTCAGCCTTCGCTTCCCCAACCGCGTTTTTCCCTTTCACGCTGTTTGTCCCCACATTTGACTATATTACAATTACATTActgccttcttcttcttcttcttctctatcaATTTCAACAGACTTAGCTCATAAGCAATCCATCCCGGCCCCTCTCACACGTAATTAAAACCACGAATAAAATTCACACCCACCGCACACAATCGTCATATCATGATAAAGGTGCTAGCGAGCAAAGGCTCGTTTGTTTGTTCCCTTTGTCTTCAGTAAACAGCTCTATTAACAAGGCACAGTACTCATCAAACAAGAATTAagtagtaaaagaaaaagaagcagctGGGCATGGGCATGGGGAAACCGTTTGACGGTATGCGTGGGAAGAGCTTCAACGCCTCCAAATTCAGCGCCCTCCTCAACCTCTCCGTTTCCCGGATCGCCGTCCTCCGCAACCAGCGCGGCGCCCGCTGCAACATCGCCCAGTCCGACGTCGTCCACATCCTCAAACTCGGCCAACATGATCGAGCTCTCCTTCGGGTAATTAATTCTCTAACTCGATCAATGCCCGTGTTTTGTTTTGGTCGGTCAAACTACTAGTGAAAGGAATAATAATTAGTACAAGATCCGATTTTCGATCCAGTTTCATGCTTAAATTTGTTGATCATGCGCGTAAACTAgcccggacacctgagttataaaaataaaaaactacttcGTTCgccttttttcctttgattcatttagtttttttttttttttttgacaggttGAGCAAGTTTTCAAGGAGCAGAATATGTTGGATGTATTTGTTGTGATGGAAGGCTATTGTCATTTGATGGCAGAGAGGATCAACCTCATCGAACACGAAAGGTTAGTTTCTTTCTCTAGTCTGTACcttaatttgtttatttaatCAAGAGTAATGCTACAAACaccaattcaaacacaataactGTGTCTAGAGCCATTCAATACAGATGGTCTACATGCATCGAACGGTTCCAAACACATCCGAATTATGTTTAAAATTCGTGTTTACAGACTTTTTGTTTCAATCAATGAATTCAATTGActtctttaatttgttttgggGGGGTTTACTGACATGTTGATTTCATGTAGAGAATGTCCGGACGAGCTGAAGGAGGCAGTAGCAAGCATGTTGTATGCATCCACGAGGTGTGGTGAATTTCCAGAGCTTCAAGAGATGCGAGCGATCTTCACGTCTCGATACGGGAAGGAGTTCGTGGCTCGTGCCACCGAGTTACGCAACAATTGCGGGGTGAATCCTAAGGTATTCAAACAACCCGCCATTTTCGATCTTAATATTTGGTTTCCGGTTATTAAGAATTGACAGGATGTTGTTTTTTCTAAACGCGTTATCGATTCGTCTATGCGTTTGTAGGTGATACAAAAGCTGTCAACCAGACAGccaattttggaaaacaaattgAAGGTGCTCAAGGAAATTGCTTCCGAAAACAACATTGTTTTGCAGTTTGAGGAAGCTTCTTCCATGACCACAGAGGTATATATTCTCGATCAACACATATCTAACTCCACGATTTGGGAGAATTTTGATAAGATTGCTGTTATAGACACAGACACCTCTCTCGTGACATTAAGGAACGCGTACGGCAAAAAAAACTTTCTGGTTCGTAGGAGACAGAACAAAAGAATTGTGGAGTGATGAAATTCCAATGGTTCTACCGCCACTTACCGAAATGCTTTGATACTAGTCGAAACTGTACGAAAAATACCAAATGTTGAGTTGTTTTGACACCAATAACGGAGATGTCATACCTACGCGTGTTCTTTTTGACATTTCTATTATGTTCTGGCTAGGTTTATGAAATGTTTCCTTTTCCTAGCTAACCGAAACAACTTAgtgaaataaaattttgaaccTTTCTTGACATGCCAGCCCTCGGTGACAATTGCAGGGAAAATTGGAGAAAGAACGCAAACAGCAGGAAGTGATGgaaaaaatggagagtttttcaGATTCAGTGAAAGCACCGAGAAAATACAAAGACGTAGCTGATGCAGCGCAAGCAGCTTTTAAATCGGCAGCTAATGCTGCAGCAGCGGCAAGGGCAGCGGTGGAACTCTCTAAGTCTGGACCCCATGACCCTAATGACCAGAATGGTTTTGTTTCTGGAAAGAGAAAGGCGACTGATGAGCATGAAGGAACTGAATCAAAACTTCAAACCACTGAGGAGAACAATTCGGGAAGGATGGACGATCAAAATGTTGGAATTGGATTTGGGAAAGTTGATGTTATTGGGAACTACCGTTCTGAATCTGAAGACGAGGAGATTCGTGGTAAAAATAGAGCTGAAGAAGAGATGGAAAGAGGGATGTCGGGTTTAAGTTCAGATTCGGATGTGTTGGAGGGAAGTAGAATGCCTATGGAGGTAGTTGGGGAGATAAGGCCAGCGGAGAATGAGTCTGGTGAGAGCGGCAAAGAGACCGGACATGAAAAAGGAGTGCTCTTATCAGGGAACCAAGAATTTGGTTCGGAGATGAAGCCTCCCGGTTCTCCTATGAATGAAGAAGGTTTGGTTTCGAAAAAATCTGATACGGTTATGGATGACGATCTTTCTGAAAGAAATGGCGCAAAGCTCGATCAATCTGAAAAGAAGGTCCGTGTAGGATTTAGAGCTGGCCTGAAGGCAAGACTCAGGGCCTGGCAATCCTGAAGGCTGAAGCATGTTTGCTGAAGTATCCAGGAGTGTTTCAATGCGGAGGGGAGGCCAATCTCTGCAAGGACCACTGAGAGAAACTATATAATCCGGTTGCATTCATCGAGCAGGCTTTCATATACACACTTATAActtgttttgttgatttttttgacaATATTATCTGCAGAAATGTTGAGCTATTGTTATGCTTGTAGATGTGAgagctttttgtttttacaataAATATAGGTGTATCATACTTGTTCAGGTTTGAGAGATTTTGTAACACCTTCTGATATACGTCTGGGAACTATTTTAGCAGAAATGTGAACTGTTTTACTGTAGGAATTAGGATTGGTCTGAACTATGTTACAACATCGCGGCAAAGATaaatttttaaggaaaaaatgaaGCAACCCCATGAAAGAAAATATTGAAGGATACATCGAGTCTCTTGGATTTCACATCATAACATCCATACCCGGACTGAGCAGATCCAAGAGAGAAATCATGCATCATATAAAAGCAAGTATAGGCTAGAAACATCTCCCAACAGTAAATTTACTAGGACTAGGGAGCACAGACCTAATCAGGAAAACGTACAGGATCTACAAACATACGTCTTAGATTTATAACCTCGATCCATGGCAATCGCAAGTTTGGCAAGTACACATGTGCTTCGAATGCAATAAATAGTTGATTACCATAAGTCTCCCTACCCCCTAGCTCGTTTCTTCGTATGTTGCATCAGATCAAAGAACGACTGCTCGCTCACACAACCATCTTCCTCGTATGCAATACCAAGTTACTCCTGTAAATTTTAACACAAATAAGTAGAAACATTTCTAGCCAAGCAGAAGCATCAAGAATGCAAACAATGGAGAACCCTTAAATTCTTTGAGATCCTTTGGtgatgttagatttcttggagggtttcaacctaaaaccaattggcaataagtggagtaacctctagattttattaaccaagctttgGTGGTTTAGATGAGCAATGtaggacaagtctaacactccccctcgcgtgcagcccggatgcacgtggaggtacaaattaagaaaaccaagagatttgactcgggcgacccctcacatgcagcccggatgcacgtgaaggtatgaattgatgagttgaCTCAGGCGACGGAGACTTGACCACACGATATGAGGttacccaagacctagctctgataccatgttagatttcttggaaggttccaacctaaaaccaattggctatagaTGAAGTAACctctaaattttattaaccaagtttgagTGATTTAGATGAGCAACGTAAGACAAGTCTAACATGTGAGTTTAAGGTATATCAACCCATATCTTTGAACATGCTCTTATGATGATTCCATATACCTCCTTTCGTCAAATTGGCTTCCTTTGGATGTACTACctttttcaagttcaaatttgACTGGAAAGCTCTGAACTCTGCATCGAAAGAGTATATACTCCCCACACAAATAAAAaacttagtttttcttttctcattgaAGGACCCATGAAGCTATAGATACATCTAGATTAATATGAAGGTTAAAacacaacaagaagaaaaacaataattaaAAGGTATTTcacaacaaatacaaatactcaaATAGGATGCTGTAAAGGAAATACCTCCTCAACCTTGCCAATTGCTCTCTTTTTTGGTTCATCAAGCTTCTCTTGTAGCTTGGTATTCTCCCTCAACCCTGCTTGTTGCTCTCCCTTCTTTGCAAacccaaacaaaggaaaataacTAACTTAACTACTACTATTCGTCCCTTGGGTACTTTTCCTGTCTTATCCTAAAATTCCAATCAGAATATTAGTTTAGGATGTGGCTTCCTGTTTTTTCGTGTTCTCTTGAAAACAACCAACATACagaataatcaaaaaaaatgtttcatttGACATCTCATCTCTCGTGTCGAATTTGACATTTGATTTCAAAAGTTTACTTTACTCCCAAAACATAAAATTAAAGTGAAAACatacttgaataaaaaaattggcaTGTTGATTAGTGTGGGTATTTTAGAAATGCCAAATTCTAACACGTTAAATTGTCacgttcaaaaaaatttaacttccCCACATTTGAAGCTGAAGTTGGTGATGCTATAAATAGGGATCGAGACCTAAATAATATGATCAGGACGAAATAAATACAATTGACAGTTCAGCCATTCAGGatgaagtaaaaagaaaaatatataggGGATTTCATAAAAGGTAGtgattttcactttctttttatcTATATAAATTCAtatggataaaaagaaaaaagaaaatgtgcaTTGTAAATACGGGGTGTGAAAAGTAACTCTCTTTGTAAAATTTGCAAGAAGAGAGATAAGTTTTttacagcagcagcaacaaatcGCGACAAtcccaaaatattttggacggtccaaattttaaaaaaaaaattttgaagaaaagttaaacaactattcacagcttcattgttaaaaaaattttctCCTGCAATAAAAGTATAAAGGGATACTTAAAGAATCATCCTCAGAACTCACTTTCTTTAAGTTTTCATCCTGCTCAATTTTGGCATTTACGTTTTCATCATCACTCTTTTTTAATTCCGGAAGTGCCCTTTTTCATTATTTCCGTGAAAACTTAATACCATATATATGCATTGAATTTTGGGATGGAATCCTAAAGTTGGAGGTCCCAAAGGTGATTATGAGATATAATTTACTGCACAAATCCGGCAACAAACGGATTCATATCTCCATTACTAGAATATGCACCTAATCTGCACCTAATTCACGGGATTGGTCCCATAACCCACAATCCAACTCCATCATTCTCACCATCCTCCTCCATTATTCTTGCCATCCTCCTGTCCACAAACCATACGAACATGTTCCACTGCCGTCGCTGTCCCCCTGCCAAGACCCGTTTCAAATCCTCCATAGTTGTTCAATATAACAAAAAACGATGGAGAAGATGGAGAAGAAGACAATACAACCAGTTCTCCATTATTTCAACGTTCAGTGAAGAAAATCAACGCATGCACTTCACCCCACATCGACGTCCTCCACATCCCCATCCTCGTCGCTCGGCATCCACGTCCTTGAATGCTGCATCCACGTCAGCGGAGTAGCAGTGTTGGTAGCAACAACAGTGGGAGGAAGACAAAGATGCCGACTGGAAAGCCACTATCGATTCTATCGCCTTCGTCACCACTACTAGTCGCATGTCTACCGATGACCGATGTCAAACGTCCGAACTCGAGCTCAATGGCCACAGTCCAAACTTGATTGGGACGACAAAGATGGCAACAAAGACAGAGTCCATGATCTGCATGATCTCAGAGCATCGACGATCTCCACATCCTTGTGGGTTTCTGATTGGTATTGTCAATGTTAAGTTCCTTTTCTTGGAAATCAAATAGGCATTATTTTTCCTTGTAACGagatggatttttttgaaagttgggtTCCTGTCGGTATATGAATCGTCATGAAATGTTGAAATcgacatggtaatttaaccatgaagTGTTGATCAAGATAACCcgttttgatggtaatttaaccatatttgaaccgtttaccatgaaatatttatTCGAATCATGGGATATTTATCGTGTTCAAGCTGTAAttatcatggtaatttaaccatgtaatatcatggtaatttaaccatttaaCTATGTAATGGTTTGAGTATgtcatgttatttctttttcttttttatagtaatttagccatgtttcatgtaataagatcaatggaaaatatgactttttgttatttggttggccaactcgaagaatgaaAAAAACATGCAAAGATGTGGTCAATTTATCATGTCATATTCTTAATAAAATTGATTCTTCAAATACATttcatgattaaaaaaaaaaaaagaagtatcaAACATATCTAAATTATCAAATTCCActtaattagaaaaataatccaatccaatcctactaaattaggaaagcaatataacataatatatgtatatcatagggAAAAGGGTAAGATatgtaattcacacactaagagaatgaaaacataaatatGAAGAAATGACGGAATGAATTCTtacaaaacataaataaataggataaatatttaaatattccaagTATAAAACCCCCTTGAATATATACTATAACCAAAGGAAATGCCTGAGTGCGAGCACACCACGTGGCTCATTACCGCCACCACAAGTGCGACTAGAACTAGAATTCTGTCAGTCCCCAGCAAAATCCCGGCCACCGGCGAGCCACACATGGCGGCGGCCGCTTCAACGACGTCGTCCCTAGCACGCATTCGCCCACCCTTACATTTGAAGCCTCCATTCTCACATCACCAGCTGCTCGCTTCGAAAAGACCAGCTGTGACGTTCACCACCGCCCAAACACGGCCTTCGCCGCCTCGACCGATCGCCGTCGAAGACGAGAGAGTTTACTCAAGGACTCGTTTGGCTTGCGGCGCGGGTCGCCGGAATTCCCCCGCCACCGCCGCGGCTGAGAAAGGGGATGGCGATAATGCGCGGCGAGTCCTGCAGTCCGTCCTGTGGGTGGCGGAGGGAGTGTATATCTTCTGGCTCTTCTTACTTCCGTATGCCCCAGTATGTATAAAAATACTATCTCTCCTCTGCTTTATCGATCCGTTTATGAATGGTGGAGGACGCTAGTTAGCGGTGGTATACATGTGTTTCTACGctgataacaaaaaaatataagtcTGATTTTTTTGGcctttatttataaaaaattatgtgtttcgatcataattttttaatttttcttgtcgAACAAATCAATAATCATCGCAAAACCAAGAAATACGAGTAAAGACAAAGTAAAAGGCCAAATTGGCTTTTtgtctgccaaaaaaaaaaagcctttatACTACCTCGAAATGTTTGACCGGTGGTACAAAAATCGAACTTTTTCGTACATCAAAAGAACCCGTTGGTATTTGAGTAAATTGTTGAacattttggaattttcttgaaagaattttattatttttaagttttgttcCGCGGACTGGTCAAACATTTTGAGATAAATGAGGTATTCCGTAAGTATATGGTGCTACTTGCCAGGATTGAGAAAGAGACGAAATTGTGTTAATAGGTATCCCATTTAATTTTACACACGCGAcctaaaaaaaagtcaaaacttGGAATTTTAGAGGAACATATATATTGgaattttgtgatttttattcGCCCAAGGACTTGCCGATTCTATAgaactttttttaattgatctaaaAAGCCAGTaaaatttttacccaaaaaaaaagccaGTAAAATTAGTAAGAATATTAAGAGTTGTGCGGGGGCAGGCACACCCCTTGTGTCCGCCTCTGTTTGTTATAGTATGTATATGTATTTTGTTTGTGAGAGCTGTATGTAAGAATCTCTATGCATATGCACCTCAATAGATTCATGTGAGATCTTTTGTGATGATGCTGATTTCGCTCAAAGGGTTAGCCAAATTACTTGTAGGGGGGAAAATTACTAAACCACTAATAGATGTTACAACTAACAACAATGATTTCAAAGTAGCTGCAATCTTGAAATATGGGATGTTCATGATGATATCATGAGTGTCGTATCATCATGTATAAAAGCAATTATACAAAATAGTATACAGAATGATTTCGTTGAATTGAATTCCTCCCTCTAAGCGTAGTGTTAACCAAAATGGATACTGTCGGTTCGGTGTTGGAGGATTGTGCTCTCCCACTTgagtaagaaaagaaaaatgtttgtgTTTTCTCACTGTCATGTTTGGAAGAGTATGGGAAAGAGATATTGGGTGTTGTTATTCTTCGTTTGTATTTTGGTAGCAATGTCTGTATTTTGGGAATACACAACCAGTGACATTTGTTTATTGCCAATTCCCACCAAATCTCATCATTCTTGTGAGAAATAGAAGTGGCCAAAATAAAAGAGTTGTCCTTCTCTCCGTTTCTCACCCTCTTGCACCATTTTTCACTCAAAATAATTTGTAgtccaaagaaagaaagagttcTATTTATCGCTGTGTGTTATCGTGTCTTACTAAATTTCTCACATCAAACAAGCTCTTGATTAGCAGAATGCTGGTCTCTGTCAGTTATAACAGTATTTTTGTGTTATAATCAGTAAGACCGGAATAAGTGGAGGCAGAGAGTgttgttaattgattttttctcATCTATTCACCAGGGTATTGCAAGTTTGCAACGACTACTAATTGTGCTATGCTTGCAAATATTCTAAAATTGTCTCACTTAACGGGAGGAGTAGAGTAACACAAAACTGATTTTGGATATGAATACCATATCAAATCAAACTAAGCTTTTTGTGTTGCATTCAATTTGGGTAGGCTACATGCACCCCACCCAGTGTCCAAAGATCTAGATGAACATTCAACTAGCTTAGAGGGTGGTTTTACTTTCTATCAAAAGGGTTTTCTTGTGTTACAATGAAAACATGTTTGTGCATATCATCCTGCCTTATAATTTTCAGAAGCTTCTGCTTGTTTTTATCAATTTTCTGTTTGTATGCTTGAAGGGCCATCACATCTTCATGCCGAgcttctgtaaaaaaaaaaaaaaaaaacttgctaaTAGGATATGGGAGTAAAATTTCCAGCACCTTGAACTTAACTTGAAGTTTTCTTGTCTATGCTTCAGGGGGATCCTGTGTGGGCTATCAGTTCAGAGACGGTTAACTCTCTTGTTGGCCTTTCCCTGAATTTCTTCTTTATTCTTCCTTTAATGAACTCTGGTATGTTTATTGACTTCAGTCATTGAAAATGGCTTGGTATTTGGGTCCTCTCTTTTACAAATATTTACTTTTTCAGTTCATGTTATCCTACAGGCTACAGCACATTCATTTAATTATATGATCCTCATCTTTGATACTGTTCTATGTCTTGTTTAGTTGCGTTTTCAGGTATTCATCGTATCTTTTTGATTGAATTGTCAAAGGTTTACTAACAAGGTCTGCCTCCATTAACACGATCATGATTCATGAACCATGGTTGCAATCTCATTGTTGTTTGCACAATCTTGTCTTTCGTTTCCTATTTCCATTACCAACTATTTCTAAACTGTCAATCCTGCTTCATGTAAGAGCTGATGCTCCTCAACCCTTTCGTAAGCATACCATTTAATATGTTATTCTGCCAAACCTGCTTCCTATCCATATTGTATTCATATTAATATTCTTCTGCCCATTAACTGTGCAGAAATCTCCCCTCACCATGTCCTGGCTTTTTTTTGGGCTAGTCAATTTTGTGCTTGGAAACTCCAAGATGGTTTTACTTCGTAGGTTACTGTAGAGGATGTCTTTTTCGTGATAGAAgttttccccaaaaaatattACTCTTAACTGATTTGATATGATGATTAATATGGCTGCACCTCCACTTGGTTTTGGCCTGCATCTTGGAGTGCAAGCCCAAGATTGCTGATAATGAGGCGTGTAACAGTCTTGACGTGCGCTGGCATGTGTTGAG
Proteins encoded in this region:
- the LOC131301422 gene encoding uncharacterized protein LOC131301422, with amino-acid sequence MGMGKPFDGMRGKSFNASKFSALLNLSVSRIAVLRNQRGARCNIAQSDVVHILKLGQHDRALLRVEQVFKEQNMLDVFVVMEGYCHLMAERINLIEHERECPDELKEAVASMLYASTRCGEFPELQEMRAIFTSRYGKEFVARATELRNNCGVNPKVIQKLSTRQPILENKLKVLKEIASENNIVLQFEEASSMTTEGKLEKERKQQEVMEKMESFSDSVKAPRKYKDVADAAQAAFKSAANAAAAARAAVELSKSGPHDPNDQNGFVSGKRKATDEHEGTESKLQTTEENNSGRMDDQNVGIGFGKVDVIGNYRSESEDEEIRGKNRAEEEMERGMSGLSSDSDVLEGSRMPMEVVGEIRPAENESGESGKETGHEKGVLLSGNQEFGSEMKPPGSPMNEEGLVSKKSDTVMDDDLSERNGAKLDQSEKKVRVGFRAGLKARLRAWQS